The genomic DNA ACCGCCAAGAAGACCGTGGCGACGGCGAAGAAGGCGACCGCCACGGCGAAGAAGACCACGGCGAAGAAGGCCACCGCCACGGCGAAGAAGGCCACCGCGACCGCGAAGAAGGCGGCCACCCCGGCGAAGAAGGCCGCGACGACCGCCAAGAAGGCCGTCGCCAGCAAGACCGCGCCCGCCAAGAAGACCACGGCGAAGAAGGCGCCCGCGAAGAAGACCACGGCGCGCAAGACCACGGCGAAGAAGGCCACTGCACGCAAGAAGTGAGACCGGGCACGCGCTCGCTCCTCACACGCGCCGGGCCGGGCTCCCCTCGGGGAGCCCGGCCCGCGGGCTGTCCGGGGTACGAACGGGCGCGGCCGAAGGTGTCCGACGGCCCCCAGGGAGTCCCGGGATGTCTCTCCGCGGCGTTGGCGGAATGCCCCGGAACCCGTCCCGTCCCCCCGCGCCGTCTCAGAACGTCTGCAGCGTCACCAGGGTGATCCGCAGGGCGGCACCCTCGCCCTCGCCCTCGATCCGGACCCGCTGCCCCGGACGCAGCAGCCGCAGGCCGCCCGCGTCGAAGGCCGGGGCGTCGAACTCCACCGGCGTGCCGTCGTCCAGCAGCACACTGCCGGTGCGGGTCTCGGAGTCGTACGTGTACGAGGTCGCCTGCATGGGCGGCAGCCTATCGGTCCGGGGCGGGGGAGACCGCGCCGCTCAGCCCCGCCGTGTGCGGGCCCACGCCGAGCGCCAGCGCCACCCGCAGATCCTCACCGGTGTCCACGTCCCGGCGGACCGAGTCGAGGCCGGGCAGAGGGATTTCCGTCGCCCCGGAAGCCAGATGTCCGGCCCGTGAAGGACCGCCGAAGGCCGGGCGCAATTCCACTCCCGGAGCGGCGGACAGGAATGTCGTGCCGATTCCCGCAGCATCGGTGACAAATGCGCGTGGAAAAGCGGCGGAAAAGTCGAGCACCCGCGACAGTTCCGCGGGACGCAGCGCGGGCAGATCCGCGTTCAGTGCCGCCACCGCACCCCGGGGACGCAGCTCCCGCGCACAGCGCGCACCGTGCGCCAGAGCGGCGTTGAGCCCGGCGGCCGGTGTGTCGGGCAGAATGCGGGCCCCGAGCGCGGAAAGGGCGGCCCCGGCCACCGCGTCGTCCGTGACGACCACCACATCCCGCACTCCGGGGCAGGACAGTGCCGCGGCCACGGTGTCCTGTGCGAACGCCAGGGCCAGCCGGGGCCGCAGCAGCTCTCCCGTCGCCCGCCCCAACCGGCTCTTGGCCCGTGCGAGCGGCTTCAGCGGAACGACCAGGGACCAGGCCCCGGTCAGGTCGGTGTTCGTGGCGATCTCCCCCTCCGTACGCGTCAGGACATATTCTCGCCTGCCGGTACGACGGCCCGGAGGCTCGGTCCCGAAGGTGAGGCGTACGGTGTTCTCGACAGAGCAGGGGCCTGGGGCGAGACTTGACCGTCGGTAGCCAGGCAGCAGTAGGTCGCGTATCAGAGGAAGGTGTCCGAGTGTCCCGCCGAAGAATCGGCTTTTGGTACCGCTTGGCGGCGGTCATCGCCAAACCGCCATTGGTGGTTCTGTTCAAGCGCGACTGGCGGGGAATGGAACACATTCCGGCCGACGGCGGATTCATCACGGCGGTCAACCACAACTCGTATCTCGACCCGCTCTCGTACGGACATTTCCAGTACAACACCGGCCGGGTGCCGCGGCTCCTGGCGAAGGCGGGCCTCTTCCGCACCCCCTTCGTCGGAATGATGCTGCGGGGCACCGGCCAGATCCCCGTCTACCGTGAGACGACCAACGCGCTGGACGCGTTCCGTGCCGCCGTGGACGCCATCGAACGGGGCGAGTGCGTCGCCTTCTACCCCGAGGGCACCCTCACCCGCGACCCCGACATGTGGCCGATGGCCGGCAAGACCGGCGCCGCCCGCGTCGCGCTGATGACCAGGGCACCGGTCATCCCCGTCGCCCAGTGGGGCGCCAATCTCGCGATGCCGCCGTACGCCAAGGAGAACAAGCTCAGGCTGTTCCCCCGCAAGACCCTCCAGGTACAGGCGGGACCGCCCGTCGACCTCAGCCGTTTCTACGGAATGGAGCCGACGCCCGACGTGCTGCGGCAGGCGACCGAGGCCATCATGGCCGCGGTCACCGCCCAGCTGGAGATCGTGCGTGGCGAGAAGGCCCCCGCGGAGCTCTACGATCACCGCAAAGCCCGTGCTGAACTACGGCGCAAGGCCCAGGGAAAGGGACCCACGTGACGCACCCCGTAAAAGCAGCCGTCTTCGGAACCGGCTCATGGGGTACGGCTTTCGGCGTGATCCTCGCCGACGCAGGCTGCGAGGTCACCCTCTGGGGACGCCGCGCCGAAGTCGCCGAGACCATCAACACGACCCGTACCAACCCCGACTACCTGCCGGGCATCGAGCTTCCGGCTTCGGTCCGGGCCACCACCGACGCCGCCGAGGCGCTGCGCGGCGCCGAGTTCGCCTTCCTCGTCGTGCCCTCGCAGACGCTGCGCGCCAACCTCGCCGACTGGGCCCCGCACCTGGAGGACCGCACCGTCCTCGTCTCCCTGATGAAGGGCGTCGAACTCGGCACCGCCAAGCTGATGAGCGAGGTCATCGCGGACGTCACCAAGGTCACCGCGGACCGTATCGCCGTCATCTCCGGGCCCAACCTCGCCAAGGAGATCGCCGAACGCCGCCCCGCCGCGGCCGTCGTCGCCTGCCAGGACGAGTCCGTGGCCCAGCGCCTCCAGGCCGCCTGCCACACCCCGTACTTCCGCCCGTACACCAACACCGACGTGGTCGGCTGCGAGCTCGGCGGCGCCGTGAAGAATGTCATCGGTCTCGCCGTCGGCATCGCCGACGGCATGGGCCTCGGCGACAACGCCAAGGGCTCGCTCATCACCCGCGGCCTCGCCGAGACCACCCGCCTGGGCGTGGCCATGGGCGCCGATCCGCTGACCTTCTCCGGAATGGCGGGCCTCGGCGACCTGGTGGCGACCTGCTCCTCGCCGCTCTCGCGCAACCACACCTTCGGCACCAACCTCGGGCGCGGCATGACGCTCCAGGAGACGATCGCCGTCACCAGGCAGACCGCCGAGGGCGTCAAGTCCTGCGAATCGGTGCTCGACCTGGCCCGCCGGCACGGCGTCGACATGCCCATCACCGAAACGGTCGTCGGCATCGTCCACGAGGGCAAGCCGCCGGTCGTCGCGCTCAAGGAGCTGATGTCGCGCAGCGCCAAGGCCGAGCGGCGCTGACGTCTCTCTTCCAGCAGGTACGCTCATCGTGATATGAGCAGCGAGAACCTCCCCCAGAGCCCTGAGCGCCCCGAGAGCCCTGAGCCGCAGCGCCGTAAGCCGCGCGTGGCTGTCGTGTTCGGCGGCCGCAGCTCCGAACACGGCATCTCGGTCGTCACGGCCGGCGCCGTGCTGAACGCCATCGACCGGACCAAGTACGACGTGATGCCGATCGGCATCACGACGGACGGGCGCTGGGCGCTCACCGCCGACGAGCCCGGACGCATGGCCATCAGCGACCGGCAGGTGCCCAATGTGGCGCAGCTGGCCGAGACCGCCGAGGGCACCGTGGTGCTCTCCGTCGATCCCGGCAGCCGTGAAGTCGTCTACAGCGAACCGGGCTCGGTGCCCAAGGCGCTCGGCGAGGTCGACGTCGTCTTCCCCGTGCTGCACGGCCCGTACGGGGAGGACGGCACGCTCCAGGGGCTCCTCGATCTCGCCGGTGTGCCCTACGTCGGAGCCGGTGTCCTCGCCTCGGCGGTGGGCCAGGACAAGGAGTACATGAAGCGGGTCTTCCTCTCCTTCGGGCTGCCCGTCGGACCGTACGAGGTCGTACGCCCCCGGGAGTGGGACGGCGACCGCGCGGCCGCCCGCAAGCGCATCGTCGACTTCGCCGGCGAGCACGGCTGGCCGCTCTTCATCAAGCCCGCCCGCGGCGGCTCCTCGATGGGCATCAGCAAGGTCGACGACCTCGCCGGTCTGGACGAGGCGATCGAGGAGGCCCGCCGCCACGACCCCAAGTTCCTCGTCGAGTCGCTGCTGCGCGGCCGCGAGATCGAGTGCGGGGTGCTGGAGTTCGAGGACGGGCCGCGGGCCAGTGTGCCCGCCGAGATCCCGCCGGTGACCGCACACGACTTCTACGACTTCGAGGCCAAGTACATCGACTCGGCCGCCGGTCTGGTGCCCGCCCCGCTCACCGCGGAGCAGACCGCCGAGGTCCAGCGCCTCGCCGTCGCCGCCTTCGAGGCCGTCTCCTGCGAAGGGCTGGTGCGCGCCGATTTCTTCCTCACCGAGGACGGCGGCTTCGTCATCAATGAGATCAACACCCTGCCGGGGTTCACCCCGATCTCGATGTACCCGCGGATGTGGCAGGAGAGCGGCGTGGACTACCCGGAGCTGGTGGACCGGCTGATCCAGGCCGCGCTGACCCGTTCCACCGGACTGCGCTGACCCATTGCGGCGGACCGGGCCGGCCCGTTCCGGCGGCCCGGCCCGGACCGCCGTCTCCCGGCCCGCTCAGAGACTGTCCGGAACCGTCTTCTTGACCGGGGCGGCGAACGCGGCCAGCGGGCTGGCGTCGTGGGCGTACTCCTCGGAGAGGGTGACCTCGACATACGCCTCGCGGTACGTGGTGGTGAAACGCGGACCGGCGTCCTGGCGCTGTTCCAGCATCCAGTTGACGCCGTCCGCTTCGATCGCCTTGGACTGGGCGTCGTCCATCTTCGCGGGCCGCGGCACACCGCAGCGCAGTACGATCGCCCCGTCCCCCCAGCCGGCGGTCAGCTCCGAATCCGGTCCGGGATCACTCCGTTCGAGGTCGACGACGGTCTGCGGCAGCGCCTTGTGCAGCGCTTCGCAGTACGCGGCGGCCTCGGACGGCGGGGTGGGAACCGCGACAGGGGGCTGGCCGTGGCTGGAGGAACAGCCCGCCGCGGCCAGGACCAGCAGGGCAGCGGACGGACCGAGGAACAGCGAGCGGGAGGACCGGCGGCGGAAAGACGTCACCGGCCCAGCCTAGACGGGGGTCAGAGGTGGACGATCGGGCAGGTCAGTGTCCGCGTGATGCCGTCCACCTGCTGCACCTTGGCGACCACCATGCGGCCGAGCTCATCGACCGTGTCGGCCTGGGCCCGCACGATCACGTCGTAGGGACCGGTGACGTCCTCTGCCTGGATGACTCCCGGAATCTTGGCGATGGTCTCGGCGACGGTCGACGCCTTGCCCACCTCGGTCTGAATAAGGATGTACGCCTGTACCACGGAACCTCCAGGGCGGCCACGAGGATCATGTGGGGGAAAGGGACGCCACGGTATCGCGTTGCCGCGGGCCGCGGGGAGACCTGTGGGCCGGATGACGTCCACAGCGTGGCGTACAGACAACAGAAGTTGACGTATCTCTTGACGGTACCGACAGCAGTGACGGCTCGCGACCGGGGGCCCGGACGGGTGTCCGGGGCGATAAATGAGAGGTGAGACTCGGTGAAGGGAACCGTGGGCGAGTTGGGGGAGTTCGGGCTCATCAGGGAGCTGACTTCCCGGCTCACCACCACTCCGGCGGTACGGCTGGGGCCCGGCGACGACGCCGCGGTCGTGGCCGCTCCCGACCGCAGGGTCGTGGTCAGTACGGACATCCTGCTGGAGGGGCGGCACTTCCGCCGCGACTGGTCGACGGCGTACGACGTCGGGCGCAAGGCCGCCGCTCAGAACCTCGCCGACATCGCGGCCATGGGTGCCGTGCCCACCGCGCTGCTCCTCGGTCTCGTCGTCCCCGCCGACCTCCCGGTCACCTGGGCCGCCGAACTCATGGACGGCCTGCGCGACGAGTGCCAGGTCGCGGGCGCGGCCGTGGTCGGGGGCGACGTCGTCGGCGGCGACACCATCACCGTCTCGATCACCGCCCTCGGCGACCTGCGCAACCACGAACCGGTCACCCGGTCCGGCGCCCGGCCCGGTGACGTCGTCGCCGTCACCGGCTGGCTCGGCTGGTCCGCCGCCGGGTACGCCGTCCTCTCCCGGGGCTTCCGCTCGCCCCGCGCGTTCGTCGAGGCCCACCGCCGTCCCGAACCGCCGTACCACGCGGGCCCCGCGGCGGCCGGACTCGGTGCCACCGCGATGACGGACGTCAGCGACGGACTGGTCGCCGACCTCGGGCACATCGCCGAGGCCAGCAAGGTCCGCATCGATCTGCGGTCCGGGCTCATCGACATTCCCTCGCAGATGTCCGACATCGGCCAGGCCGTCGGCGTCGACCCCCTCCAGTGGGTGCTCACCGGGGGGGAGGACCACGCGATCGTCGCGACCTTCCCCCAGGACGTGAAGCTCCCGGCCCGCTGGAAGGTGATCGGCGAGGTCCTGAACCCCTCCGCCCTGCCCCAGGTCACGGTGGACGGAGCGCCCTGGACCAGCAAGGGCGGCTGGGACCACTTCGGGAACATCGAGGACGCCCAGTAGATTGCGGCGTATGCCCATACGTACCGCCGCACCACCCCGTGTCCTGACCGTCGCCGGATCCGATTCCGGCGGCGGCGCGGGCGTGCAGGCCGACCTGAAGACCATGCTGGCCCTCGGCGTGCACGGCATGAGCGTGCTGACCGCCGTCACCGCCCAGAACTCCCGGGGCGTCCAGGGAGTCTGGGAGCTTCCGGTGGAAGCCGTCACCGCCCAGTACCGCAGCGTCGTCGACGACATCGGCGTCCAGGCGGTGAAGACCGGCATGCTCGCCTCGGCCGCCCTCGTCGAGACCGTCGCCGAGCTGCTCGCCAGCACCGAGGCGCCGGTCGTCGTCGACCCGGTGGGCGTCTCCAAGCACGGGGACGCGCTGCTGGCCGCCGAGGCGCTCGATTCCGTACGGACGAAGCTGCTGCCCGTCGCGACGGTCGCCACCCCGAACCTCGACGAGGTGGCACAGCTCACCGGCACCGTCGTCACCGGCGAGAGCGACATGCGCCGGGCGGCGGCCGGAATCCTGGCGTACGGGCCGCGCTGGGTGGTCATCAAGGGCGGCCATCTGCCGGGCGAGGCCGTGGACCTGCTGACCGACGGCAGCCAGGAGCACTGGCTGCGCGCACCCCGGCACGACAACCGGCACACCCATGGCACCGGCTGCACCCTCGCCTCCGCCATCGCCGCCTCGCTCGCCCTCGGCCAGGACGTCCCCACGGCCGTAAGGAGCGCGAAGGAGTACGTCACCGGGGCGATCGAGGCCGGATTCCCGCTCGGCGGCGGCATCGGACCCGTCGACCACGGCTGGCGCACCCGGCAGCGCTGAACGGCCGCCGTGGGTACAGCAAAAAGCCGGTCCACCGAGGTGGACCGGCTTTTTGGGCAACCGGAAGGCTGCGCTACGACGGGAACGTCAGCGCGCGACCTTGCCGGCCTTGATGCACGAGGTGCAGACGTTGAGCCGCTTCGGCGTCCGACCGACCACGGCACGCACGCGCTGGATGTTGGGATTCCAGCGACGGGACGTACGGCGGTGCGAGTGCGAAATGTTGTTGCCGAAGCCCGGCCCCTTGCCGCAGACGTCGCAGTTGGCAGCCACGGGTCACTCCAAAGACTTCAGGTGCACTTACAGTGAATTCCGGCGCGCCGGAATCATTTGACTGAAGTGGCGGTACCGGAGGTATGGCCCGACTTTCATCGGGCAACCGAAGCAGCATACAACGGCTGCTCCGGAGATACGAAACTACCACGGCTGGGCCCACCGTCCGCCCGCCCCCTGTTCCGGACCCACCCGTCGCGGGCGGGCTACCCTGCGGTGCAGCCCGCTGCCACGGCCGCTTCAAGGAGGACCATCGGTGCCGCAGCTCCCCGACGATCTGGACGCCGTCGCGGTGCGCACCTGGTGCTCACTGGCCCTGGAGGCCCTGGGCCGGGAGCGCGCGGAGATCGATGCGATCAATGTCTATCCCGTCGCCGACGGTGACACCGGCACCAACCTCTATCTGACCGTGGAATCCGCGGCGGCGGCCGTCGAGGCAGTGTTCGCCGCCCATGAGACCGGCTCCACCGCGCCCGCCACCGCCGACGCCGTACGCGCCATGGCGCACGGAGCGCTGATCGGCGCCCGGGGGAACTCCGGCACCATCCTGGCCCAGCTGCTGCGCGGGATGGCGGGGGTGCTGGCCGACGGCGGCGGGGAGGACCGGCTGCGCGAGGCCTTCGCCCGCGCGGCGTCGGCCGCCCGGCAGGCTGTGGCCCACCCCGTCGAGGGCACGGTGCTCACCGTCGCGACCGCGGCCGCCGAAGCCGCGCGGGACGCGGGCCCCGGCCTCGCCGCGGTGGTGCGGGCGGCGTACGACGGCGCGCGCACCGCGCTGGAGGCGACCCCGGGCCAGCTCGCCGTCCTCGGCCGCGCGGGCGTCGTGGACGCGGGCGGACGGGGGCTGCTCGCGGTACTCGGCGCGCTGCTGGAGACGGTGTCGGGGCAGGCGCCGGTGCGCCGCTCCTGGGCGGTCCCCGCGGTGCTTCCGGAGCCGGCGCACGGCGGGGGCGGCACGGCCGACGGGCGCGCGGACGGGGGCGCGGACGACTGCCCGGACGGAGGGAGCGGTCCCGCCTTCGAGGTGATCTACCTGCTGGAGGCCCACGACGAGGCCGTGGACCGGCTGCGGACCCGGCTGGACGCGCTCGGGGACTCCCTGGTCGTGGTCGGCGGCGACGGGCTGTGGAACGTACACGTCCATGTCGACGACGCGGGAGCGGCGGTGGAGGCCGGGGTCGAGGCCGGACGGCCGTACCGGATCGGGATCACCCACTTCGGCGCCGACGGCCTGCTCGACACCCGCCCCCACACGGAGCCCGCCCGGCGCGCCGTCGTCGTCGTGGTTCCCGGCGACGGGCTGGCCGGGCTGTGCACGGAGGCCGGCGCGACCACCGTGATCGCGCGCCCCGGCGAACCGCCCGCCAGCGGCGAACTGGTCGACGCGATCCGCCGGGCCCACGCCCGCGAGGTGGTCCTCCTGCCCAACGACGCGGCGCTGCGGCACACCGCGGGGGCCGCCGCCGAGCAGGCCAGGACCGAGGGGGTCCGGGTCGCCCTGATTCCCACCCGCGCGGCCGTCCAGGGCATCGCCGCGCTCGCCGTCCACGAGGCGGACCGCAGCTTCGACGAGGACGTGGTCGCGATGACCGCGGCCGCGGGCGCCACCCGGTACGCCGAACTGGCCGTCGCCGAACGGCAGTCGTGGACCATGGCCGGCATCTGTCAGGCGGGCGACATCCTCGGCCTGATCGACGGGGACGTCGCCGTCATCGGCGCCGACGTGCCCGCGACGGCCCGCACGGTCCTGGACCGGATGCTGGCCTCGGGCGGCGAACTGGTCACCCTCGTCCTCGGCGAGAACGTGCCGGACGCCCTGGCCGACGCCCTCACCGAGCATGTGCGCGAGGGCTATCTCGCCGTGGACACCGTGGTCTACCGGGGCGGTCACCAGAGCGCACCGCTGCTGATCGGCGTCGAGTAACCCCTTCGCGAGGGGCGCGCCGGGCCGCGCGGGGGACAGGTGTCAGTGCCGTGGTGTGCAATGGACCGCGTGTCTGCGTTCGATGAACCCCTCAAGAAGCTGCTCGGCGGAGCCACCGCGAAGGTGATGGCCGAACACCTCGACCTGCACACGGTCGGTGATCTGCTGCACCACTACCCGCGGCGGTACGAGGAGCGCGGTCAGCTCACGGCACTGGCGGACCTCCCGCTCGACGAGCATGTGACGGTCGTCGCGCAGGTCGCCGACGCCCGTGTCGCGGTGTTCAACAACGGCCGCGGCAAGCGTCTGGAAGTGACCCTCACCGACGGCAGCGGCCGGCTCCAGCTGGTCTTCTTCGGCCACGGCGTCCACAAGCCCCACAAGGAGCTGCTGCCCGGCCGCCGGGCGATGTTCGCGGGCAAGGTCTCCGTCTTCAACCGCAGGATGCAGCTCGCCCACCCCACGTACCAGCTGCTGGACGCCGCGGACGCGGACGAGGCGACGGAGGCCGTGGACGCCTTCGCCGGGCGGCTGCTGCCCATCTATCCCGCCTGCAAGCAGCTCGACTCCTGGCGGATCGCCAAGGCCGTGGACGCCGTGCTGCCCAGCGCGCGGGACGCCGTGGACCCGCTGCCCGAGGCGCTGCGCGAGGGCCGCGGCTTCACCCCGCTGCCGGAGGCGCTGCTCAAGGTGCACCGGCCGCAGACGAAGGCGGACATCGCCGACGCCAAGGAGCGGCTGAAGTGGGACGAGGCGTTCGTCCTCCAGGTCGCGCTCGCCCGCAGACGGTACGCCGACACCCAACTCCCGGCCGTGGCACGCAGGCCGGTGCCCGACGGGCTGCTGGACGCGTTCGACGCCAAGCTGCCCTTCACCCTGACCGAAGGGCAGCGGAAGGTCACCGGCGAGATCTTCGACGACCTGGCGACCGAGCACCCGATGCACCGCCTCCTCCAGGGCGAGGTCGGCAGCGGCAAGACCATGGTCGCCCTGCGCGCCATGCTCGCGGTCGTCGACGCGGGCGGGCAGGCGGCCATGCTCGCGCCCACCGAGGTACTCGCCCAGCAGCACCACCGGTCCGTCACCGAGATGATGGGCGAGCTGGCCGAGGGGGGCATGCTCGGCGGCTCCGACCGGGGCACCAAGGTCGTCCTGCTCACCGGCTCCATGGGTGTCCCCGCCCGGCGGCAGGCACTGCTCGACCTGGTCACCGGAGAAGCCGGGATCGTGATCGGCACCCACGCGCTGATCGAGGACAAGGTGCGGTTCCACGACCTGGGCCTGGTCGTCGTCGACGAGCAGCACCGCTTCGGCGTGGAGCAGCGCGACGCCCTCCGGTCCAAGGCGCACTCCCAGGGGGAAAGACGGTCGCCCCATCTGCTGGTCATGACCGCCACCCCCATCCCCCGTACGGTCGCGATGACGGTGTTCGGCGATCTGGAGACCTCCGTACTGGACCAGCTCCCGGCCGGCCGCTCGCCCATCGCCAGCCATGTCGTCCCCGCCAAGGACAAGCCGCACTTCCTCGCCCGCGCCTGGGAGCGGGTCCGTGAGGAGGTCGAGAACGGCCATCAGGCGTATGTCGTCTGTCCCCGCATCGGTGACGACGCCGATGAGGCGGCCGGGGAGAAGAAGAAGGGAAGGAAGGCCGGGGCGCCCGAGGACGACGGCGAGAAGCGGCCGCCGCTCGCCGTGCTGGAGATCGCCGAGGAACTGCGCAGGGGCGCGCTGGCCGGACTCCGGATCGAGGTGCTGCACGGCAGGATGCACCCGGACGACAAGGACGACGTGATGCGCCGCTTCGCCGCGGGGCAGGTCGATGTGCTGGTCGCCACGACCGTCATCGAGGTCGGGGTCAACGTTCCCAACGCCACCGCCATGGTGATCATGGACGCCGACCGGTTCGGCGTATCGCAGCTGCACCAGTTGCGGGGCCGGGTCGGCCGCGGCTCCGCCCCCGGGCTGTGTCTGCTGGTCAGCGAGGCGCACGAGGCCAGTCCCGCGCGGGCCAGACTCGGCGCCGTCGCCGCCACCCTCGACGGCTTCGAGCTCTCCCGGATCGACCTGGAGCAGCGCCGTGAGGGCGATGTCCTCGGCCAGGCCCAGTCCGGCGTCCGCTCCTCGCTGCGGATGCTCACCGTCATCGACGACGAGGAGGTCATCGCCGCCGCCCGTGAGGAGGCCGTCGCGATCGTCGCGGCCGACCCGGAGCTGGAGCACCTGCCGGCGCTGCGGACCGCGCTGGACGCCCTGCTGGACAAGGACCGTGAGGAGTATCTCGACAAGGGGTGAGAGGAAGGGGCGAGGAGAGGGGCGCGGAGGCCGGCGGGTGGCAGGGGCCCCTGCCCGGCCCGGGGGCGGAAGAGGCGCTGAGGCCGGAGCCGGGAGCGGTGCGAAGGCCCGGCAGGCGGAGGTGCGAAGGCCGGGGCGGGCCCGACGCCATATCGTGGGTGCACGGCACACCGTCGCCCTGTGTGCCGCCCCACGACCCGAGGACCAGTCACCCATGACCCGCGTGATCGCCGGCTCGGCCGG from Streptomyces sp. NBC_00654 includes the following:
- the recG gene encoding ATP-dependent DNA helicase RecG encodes the protein MDRVSAFDEPLKKLLGGATAKVMAEHLDLHTVGDLLHHYPRRYEERGQLTALADLPLDEHVTVVAQVADARVAVFNNGRGKRLEVTLTDGSGRLQLVFFGHGVHKPHKELLPGRRAMFAGKVSVFNRRMQLAHPTYQLLDAADADEATEAVDAFAGRLLPIYPACKQLDSWRIAKAVDAVLPSARDAVDPLPEALREGRGFTPLPEALLKVHRPQTKADIADAKERLKWDEAFVLQVALARRRYADTQLPAVARRPVPDGLLDAFDAKLPFTLTEGQRKVTGEIFDDLATEHPMHRLLQGEVGSGKTMVALRAMLAVVDAGGQAAMLAPTEVLAQQHHRSVTEMMGELAEGGMLGGSDRGTKVVLLTGSMGVPARRQALLDLVTGEAGIVIGTHALIEDKVRFHDLGLVVVDEQHRFGVEQRDALRSKAHSQGERRSPHLLVMTATPIPRTVAMTVFGDLETSVLDQLPAGRSPIASHVVPAKDKPHFLARAWERVREEVENGHQAYVVCPRIGDDADEAAGEKKKGRKAGAPEDDGEKRPPLAVLEIAEELRRGALAGLRIEVLHGRMHPDDKDDVMRRFAAGQVDVLVATTVIEVGVNVPNATAMVIMDADRFGVSQLHQLRGRVGRGSAPGLCLLVSEAHEASPARARLGAVAATLDGFELSRIDLEQRREGDVLGQAQSGVRSSLRMLTVIDDEEVIAAAREEAVAIVAADPELEHLPALRTALDALLDKDREEYLDKG